A genomic segment from Malus domestica chromosome 05, GDT2T_hap1 encodes:
- the LOC103452955 gene encoding leucine-rich repeat receptor-like serine/threonine-protein kinase At1g17230 isoform X1, translating into MAWQVSHLLQMLFHIALIFSLTSASINSLDQEALSLLEFKRSLSDPSNNLETWNSAYSNPCNWTGVRCSDFKVTSINLNGLNLSGTLSPSICNLPYLTEFNVSKNFFSGPFPKGLANCHNLEILDLCTNRFHGEMLTPFCKMTNLRKLNLCENYVFGEMPEEIGNLASLEELFIYSNNLTGVIPTSISKLKRLKVIRAGKNSLSGPIPTAIGECESLEVLGLAQNQLEGSLPRELHKLQNLTDLILWQNQLSGEIPPEIGNISRLQLLAVHVNSFSGSPPIELGRLSQLKRLYIYTNQLNGTIPSELGNCTNAVEIDLSENQLNGLIPRELGYIPNLHLLHLFENLLQGNIPRELGQLKMLQRLDLSINHLTGTIPSEFQNLTCMDDLQLFDNHLEGRIPPNLGANSNLTILDISANKLAGRIPPHLCKYQRLVFLSLGSNRFSGNIPYGLKTCKSLMQLMLGDNQLTGSLPMELYNLSALEVYQNRFSGPIPPEVGRLTSLERLLLSDNYFVGYIPPEIVNLSQLVTFNVSSNRLSGSIPHELGNLTKLQRLDLSRNHFTGNLPEELGKLVNLELLKLSDNSLMGGIPGTLGSLARLTELQMGGNHFSGSIPVELGQLIALQISLNISHNNLSSTIPENLGNLQMLESLYLNDNQLVGEIPASIGELLSLLVCNLSNNNLVGTVPNTSVFQRMDSTNFAGNNGLCRSVSSSCHSAAPSTTPKRSWIKDGSSREKIVTIISVIIGLISLSFIVGFCWAMNCRKPTFVSLDDHTKPAEVFDNYYFPKEGFKYQDLVEATSSFSDSAILGKGACGIVYKAVMSDGEVIAVKKLKAQGEGVSVDSSFRAEISTLGKIRHCNIVKLYGFCCHQDSNLLLYEYMENGSLGEHLHGNEQRCFLDWNARYKIALGAAEGLCYLHYDCKPQIIHRDIKSNNILLDQVLQAHVGDFGLAKLIELPYSKSMSAVAGSYGYIAPEYAYTMKVTEKCDIYSFGVVLLELVTGKSPVQRLELGGDLVTWVRRAIHNGVVTAEIFDKRVDLTVKRTVEEMTLFLKIALFCTSTSPVNRPTMREVIAMMIDARASVSNFSSSPTSESPLDEGTSRDSMGL; encoded by the exons ATGGCTTGGCAGGTTAGTCATCTCCTACAAATGTTGTTCCACATAGCACTCATATTTTCTCTCACTTCTGCCTCCATTAACTCTTTAGACCAAGAGGCTCTTTCCCTTTTGGAGTTCAAAAGATCACTTTCTGATCCAAGCAACAATCTTGAAACCTGGAATTCAGCATATTCAAATCCTTGCAATTGGACCGGAGTTCGTTGTTCTGATTTCAAGGTAACTTCTATAAATCTCAATGGACTTAATTTGTCTGGCACTTTGTCTCCAAGCATTTGTAATCTTCCTTACTTAACTGAATTCAACGTGTCCAAGAACTTCTTCTCTGGTCCTTTCCCTAAGGGTTTGGCAAATTGTCACAATCTTGAGATTCTAGACTTGTGCACAAATAGGTTTCATGGAGAAATGTTGACCCCTTTCTGCAAAATGACCAACCTTAGAAAGCTTAACCTCTGTGAGAATTATGTGTTTGGTGAAATGCCTGAGGAGATAGGGAATTTAGCTTCACTTGAAGAGCTTTTCATTTACAGTAATAATCTTACCGGTGTCATTCCCACATCTATTAGTAAGTTGAAAAGGCTCAAGGTCATCAGGGCGGGTAAAAACTCGCTTTCAGGGCCAATACCAACTGCTATTGGTGAGTGTGAGAGCTTAGAAGTTCTTGGGTTGGCACAGAATCAGTTAGAAGGATCGCTTCCGAGGGAGCTGCACAAGCTCCAAAATCTGACTGATTTGATCCTCTGGCAAAACCAATTAAGTGGTGAGATTCCTCCTGAGATTGGTAATATAAGTAGGCTGCAGTTGCTTGCCGTGCATGTCAATTCTTTCAGTGGATCGCCCCCGATAGAACTTGGGAGGTTATCCCAGCTCAAAAGATTGTATATCTATACCAACCAGCTGAACGGAACTATTCCAAGCGAGCTAGGGAATTGTACCAATGCTGTTGAGATAGACCTTTCTGAAAATCAGTTAAATGGACTCATCCCCCGGGAGTTGGGTTACATCCCTAATCTCCACCTGCTTCACCTTTTCGAGAACCTGCTTCAAGGAAATATTCCTAGAGAGCTTGGGCAGTTGAAGATGCTGCAGAGGTTAGATTTATCGATAAATCATTTGACAGGCACAATTCCATCAGAGTTTCAGAATCTCACTTGCATGGATGATTTGCAACTGTTTGATAATCATCTTGAGGGTAGAATTCCGCCTAACCTCGGAGCTAACAGTAACCTCACAATACTTGACATTTCTGCAAATAAGCTTGCTGGTAGAATACCTCCACACCTTTGTAAGTATCAGAGGTTAGTGTTTCTAAGCCTAGGTTCCAATAGGTTTTCCGGAAATATTCCATACGGTCTTAAGACATGCAAGTCTCTGATGCAGCTAATGCTAGGAGATAACCAGCTTACAGGAAGCCTCCCTATGGAGTTATATAACCTTTCTGCTCTTGAAGTCTATCAAAACCGGTTCTCAGGACCAATACCTCCAGAGGTAGGCAGGCTTACAAGTTTAGAAAGGCTGCTCTTGTCagataattactttgttgggtACATTCCTCCTGAGATTGTGAATCTATCACAGCTTGTGACCTTCAACGTTTCCTCTAACAGACTCTCGGGTAGCATTCCTCATGAACTTGGAAATTTAACAAAATTACAAAGGCTTGATCTTAGTAGGAACCACTTCACTGGAAATCTCCCAGAAGAACTTGGAAAGCTAGTGAATCTAGAACTTTTGAAACTATCTGATAACAGTTTGATGGGAGGAATACCAGGGACTCTAGGGAGCCTGGCCCGACTGACGGAGTTGCAGATGGGAGGAAATCACTTTTCTGGTAGCATCCCTGTTGAGCTGGGCCAACTTATTGCTTTACAGATTTCCCTCAACATTAGTCATAACAATCTTTCGAGTACAATTCCTGAAAACTTGGGGAACTTGCAGATGTTGGAATCTCTCTACTTGAATGACAATCAGCTTGTTGGTGAAATTCCTGCCTCAATTGGTGAGTTGCTTAGCCTTTTGGTGTGCAACCTTTCTAACAATAACCTAGTGGGAACCGTGCCGAACACCTCTGTATTTCAAAGGATGGATTCTACGAATTTTGCAGGAAACAATGGCTTGTGCAGATCAGTTTCTAGTAGTTGTCACTCTGCAGCTCCATCTACTACTCCGAAGAGAAGCTGGATAAAGGACGGTTCATCTAGAGAGAAAATAGTGACCATTATATCCGTTATAATTGGATTAATCTCCTTGTCTTTTATAGTGGGTTTCTGTTGGGCAATGAATTGCCGAAAGCCTACTTTTGTTTCACTTGACGATCACACAAAGCCTGCAGAAGTGTTCGATAACTATTACTTTCCTAAGGAAGGTTTCAAATACCAAGACCTTGTTGAAGCTACCAGCAGTTTTTCAGACAGTGCAATTCTTGGAAAAGGAGCCTGTGGTATTGTGTACAAAGCTGTAATGTCTGACGGTGAGGTCATTGCGGTAAAGAAGCTAAAGGCACAAGGAGAAGGAGTAAGTGTTGATAGCAGCTTCCGCGCTGAGATATCAACCCTTGGCAAGATCAGGCATTGTAACATTGTGAAGCTCTATGGCTTCTGCTGCCACCAAGACTCAAATCTTCTCTTGTATGAGTACATGGAAAATGGAAGTCTAGGAGAACATCTCCATGGAAATGAACAAAGATGTTTTCTAGACTGGAACGCTCGATATAAGATTGCTCTTGGAGCAGCAGAGGGTTTGTGCTATCTTCATTACGACTGTAAGCCCCAAATCATCCACCGCGACATAAAGTCAAATAACATTTTATTGGATCAAGTTCTTCAAGCACACGTAGGAGACTTTGGCTTGGCTAAATTGATTGAGCTCCCATACTCAAAATCCATGTCCGCTGTTGCAGGTTCATATGGCTACATTGCCCCAG AGTATGCATACACGATGAAAGTGACTGAGAAATGTGACATATATAGCTTTGGGGTTGTACTGCTGGAACTAGTAACCGGGAAGTCACCTGTTCAACGGCTGGAGCTGGGAGGAGACCTCGTCACTTGGGTGAGAAGGGCAATACATAATGGAGTGGTAACAGCTGAAATATTTGACAAGAGGGTAGATCTGACAGTGAAAAGGACAGTTGAGGAAATGACTCTATTTCTCAAGATTGCATTGTTCTGCACTAGTACATCCCCAGTTAACAGGCCAACAATGAGGGAGGTGATCGCAATGATGATTGATGCTAGGGCGTCTGTGAGCAATTTCTCATCATCACCGACATCCGAGAGTCCTTTAGATGAAGGCACTTCAAGAG ATTCCATGGGATTATAG
- the LOC103452954 gene encoding serine/threonine-protein kinase WAG1, which produces MDKETHLACFPSDYADLDLSFTSCTSTSTALTDRTFATSCSSARSSLARSSLTLSFNDRLSTTSTTTTTTTNPLHHHKSDPRWTAIKAATAISSDRTLHLRHLKLLRHVGTGNLGRVFLCRLRDDHDNPDAATFALKVVDKDLLTPKKLGHVSTEAEILSMLDHPFLPTLYARIDVSHYTCLLIDYCPNGDLHNLLLRQPLNRLPVSAVRFFAAEVLIALEYLHALGVVYRDLKPENILLREDGHVMLSDFDLCFKGDVNPTLQHRRVQKTRPTKRKGTYSCFGSRREQQEEMVAEFVAEPTTAFSKSCVGTHEYLAPELISGNGHGNGVDWWAFGVFIYELLHGTTPFKGVTKENTLRNIASSSGVRFRVAEEEEEGMKEARDLIERLLVRDPRRRLGCAKGATEIKQHPFFGGINWALIRTYRPPEVTGLRRKPSKPHGNILVGPTQKRRKSWWKALGQFVKTRSSSNYKNNRHSNSNYYQYVSNKVVR; this is translated from the coding sequence ATGGACAAAGAAACCCATTTGGCCTGTTTCCCATCCGACTACGCAGATCTGGACCTCAGCTTCACTAGCtgcacctccacctccaccgcCCTCACCGATCGCACCTTCGCCACTTCCTGCTCAAGTGCTCGCTCCAGCTTAGCCCGCAGCAGCCTGACCCTCAGTTTCAACGACCGCCTCTCCACCACTtccaccactaccaccacaaCAACAAATCCCCTCCACCACCACAAGTCGGACCCGCGCTGGACGGCTATCAAGGCTGCCACCGCTATCTCTTCCGATCGCACCCTCCACCTTCGCCACCTCAAGCTACTCCGCCATGTTGGCACAGGAAACCTTGGCCGCGTCTTCCTATGCCGCCTCCGAGACGACCACGACAACCCTGACGCCGCCACCTTCGCCCTAAAAGTCGTCGATAAAGATTTACTCACCCCGAAAAAACTCGGCCACGTAAGCACCGAGGCCGAGATCCTCTCCATGCTCGACCACCCTTTCCTCCCTACGCTCTACGCCCGCATCGACGTCTCCCACTACACCTGCCTCCTCATCGACTACTGCCCGAACGGCGACCTCCACAACCTCCTCCTCAGACAGCCACTAAACCGTCTCCCTGTCTCCGCCGTTCGCTTCTTCGCGGCAGAAGTCCTCATCGCCCTTGAGTACCTCCACGCGCTGGGAGTCGTCTATCGGGACCTGAAACCCGAAAACATACTCCTGCGCGAGGATGGACATGTTATGTTGTCAGACTTCGATCTTTGCTTCAAAGGAGACGTGAACCCCACCTTGCAACACCGCCGTGTTCAGAAGACGAGGCCTACTAAAAGAAAAGGTACTTATTCCTGTTTTGGATCGAGGAGGGAGCAGCAAGAGGAAATGGTGGCGGAGTTCGTGGCGGAGCCGACAACCGCGTTTTCAAAATCCTGCGTTGGGACTCACGAGTATCTAGCCCCGGAGTTGATATCAGGTAACGGCCACGGTAACGGCGTTGACTGGTGGGCTTTCGGAGTGTTTATCTACGAGCTTCTCCACGGAACGACGCCGTTTAAGGGCGTGACTAAAGAAAATACCCTGCGTAATATTGCTTCGAGCAGCGGGGTGAGGTTCCGCGTGgcggaggaagaagaggagggaaTGAAGGAGGCGAGGGATTTGATTGAGAGGCTGCTGGTGAGGGATCCACGGAGGAGGCTGGGGTGCGCCAAGGGGGCCACAGAAATTAAACAGCACCCGTTTTTCGGTGGGATTAATTGGGCCTTGATCCGGACTTACAGGCCACCCGAGGTTACTGGGCTCAGAAGGAAGCCTAGTAAGCCCCACGGGAACATACTGGTTGGGCCCACACAGAAGAGAAGGAAGTCTTGGTGGAAGGCACTAGGTCAATTTGTGAAGACTAGATCATCATCTAATTACAAGAACAATAGACACAGTAACAGTAATTACTATCAGTATGTCAGTAATAAAGTGGTGAGATGA
- the LOC103452955 gene encoding leucine-rich repeat receptor-like serine/threonine-protein kinase At1g17230 isoform X2, producing the protein MAWQVSHLLQMLFHIALIFSLTSASINSLDQEALSLLEFKRSLSDPSNNLETWNSAYSNPCNWTGVRCSDFKVTSINLNGLNLSGTLSPSICNLPYLTEFNVSKNFFSGPFPKGLANCHNLEILDLCTNRFHGEMLTPFCKMTNLRKLNLCENYVFGEMPEEIGNLASLEELFIYSNNLTGVIPTSISKLKRLKVIRAGKNSLSGPIPTAIGECESLEVLGLAQNQLEGSLPRELHKLQNLTDLILWQNQLSGEIPPEIGNISRLQLLAVHVNSFSGSPPIELGRLSQLKRLYIYTNQLNGTIPSELGNCTNAVEIDLSENQLNGLIPRELGYIPNLHLLHLFENLLQGNIPRELGQLKMLQRLDLSINHLTGTIPSEFQNLTCMDDLQLFDNHLEGRIPPNLGANSNLTILDISANKLAGRIPPHLCKYQRLVFLSLGSNRFSGNIPYGLKTCKSLMQLMLGDNQLTGSLPMELYNLSALEVYQNRFSGPIPPEVGRLTSLERLLLSDNYFVGYIPPEIVNLSQLVTFNVSSNRLSGSIPHELGNLTKLQRLDLSRNHFTGNLPEELGKLVNLELLKLSDNSLMGGIPGTLGSLARLTELQMGGNHFSGSIPVELGQLIALQISLNISHNNLSSTIPENLGNLQMLESLYLNDNQLVGEIPASIGNNGLCRSVSSSCHSAAPSTTPKRSWIKDGSSREKIVTIISVIIGLISLSFIVGFCWAMNCRKPTFVSLDDHTKPAEVFDNYYFPKEGFKYQDLVEATSSFSDSAILGKGACGIVYKAVMSDGEVIAVKKLKAQGEGVSVDSSFRAEISTLGKIRHCNIVKLYGFCCHQDSNLLLYEYMENGSLGEHLHGNEQRCFLDWNARYKIALGAAEGLCYLHYDCKPQIIHRDIKSNNILLDQVLQAHVGDFGLAKLIELPYSKSMSAVAGSYGYIAPEYAYTMKVTEKCDIYSFGVVLLELVTGKSPVQRLELGGDLVTWVRRAIHNGVVTAEIFDKRVDLTVKRTVEEMTLFLKIALFCTSTSPVNRPTMREVIAMMIDARASVSNFSSSPTSESPLDEGTSRDSMGL; encoded by the exons ATGGCTTGGCAGGTTAGTCATCTCCTACAAATGTTGTTCCACATAGCACTCATATTTTCTCTCACTTCTGCCTCCATTAACTCTTTAGACCAAGAGGCTCTTTCCCTTTTGGAGTTCAAAAGATCACTTTCTGATCCAAGCAACAATCTTGAAACCTGGAATTCAGCATATTCAAATCCTTGCAATTGGACCGGAGTTCGTTGTTCTGATTTCAAGGTAACTTCTATAAATCTCAATGGACTTAATTTGTCTGGCACTTTGTCTCCAAGCATTTGTAATCTTCCTTACTTAACTGAATTCAACGTGTCCAAGAACTTCTTCTCTGGTCCTTTCCCTAAGGGTTTGGCAAATTGTCACAATCTTGAGATTCTAGACTTGTGCACAAATAGGTTTCATGGAGAAATGTTGACCCCTTTCTGCAAAATGACCAACCTTAGAAAGCTTAACCTCTGTGAGAATTATGTGTTTGGTGAAATGCCTGAGGAGATAGGGAATTTAGCTTCACTTGAAGAGCTTTTCATTTACAGTAATAATCTTACCGGTGTCATTCCCACATCTATTAGTAAGTTGAAAAGGCTCAAGGTCATCAGGGCGGGTAAAAACTCGCTTTCAGGGCCAATACCAACTGCTATTGGTGAGTGTGAGAGCTTAGAAGTTCTTGGGTTGGCACAGAATCAGTTAGAAGGATCGCTTCCGAGGGAGCTGCACAAGCTCCAAAATCTGACTGATTTGATCCTCTGGCAAAACCAATTAAGTGGTGAGATTCCTCCTGAGATTGGTAATATAAGTAGGCTGCAGTTGCTTGCCGTGCATGTCAATTCTTTCAGTGGATCGCCCCCGATAGAACTTGGGAGGTTATCCCAGCTCAAAAGATTGTATATCTATACCAACCAGCTGAACGGAACTATTCCAAGCGAGCTAGGGAATTGTACCAATGCTGTTGAGATAGACCTTTCTGAAAATCAGTTAAATGGACTCATCCCCCGGGAGTTGGGTTACATCCCTAATCTCCACCTGCTTCACCTTTTCGAGAACCTGCTTCAAGGAAATATTCCTAGAGAGCTTGGGCAGTTGAAGATGCTGCAGAGGTTAGATTTATCGATAAATCATTTGACAGGCACAATTCCATCAGAGTTTCAGAATCTCACTTGCATGGATGATTTGCAACTGTTTGATAATCATCTTGAGGGTAGAATTCCGCCTAACCTCGGAGCTAACAGTAACCTCACAATACTTGACATTTCTGCAAATAAGCTTGCTGGTAGAATACCTCCACACCTTTGTAAGTATCAGAGGTTAGTGTTTCTAAGCCTAGGTTCCAATAGGTTTTCCGGAAATATTCCATACGGTCTTAAGACATGCAAGTCTCTGATGCAGCTAATGCTAGGAGATAACCAGCTTACAGGAAGCCTCCCTATGGAGTTATATAACCTTTCTGCTCTTGAAGTCTATCAAAACCGGTTCTCAGGACCAATACCTCCAGAGGTAGGCAGGCTTACAAGTTTAGAAAGGCTGCTCTTGTCagataattactttgttgggtACATTCCTCCTGAGATTGTGAATCTATCACAGCTTGTGACCTTCAACGTTTCCTCTAACAGACTCTCGGGTAGCATTCCTCATGAACTTGGAAATTTAACAAAATTACAAAGGCTTGATCTTAGTAGGAACCACTTCACTGGAAATCTCCCAGAAGAACTTGGAAAGCTAGTGAATCTAGAACTTTTGAAACTATCTGATAACAGTTTGATGGGAGGAATACCAGGGACTCTAGGGAGCCTGGCCCGACTGACGGAGTTGCAGATGGGAGGAAATCACTTTTCTGGTAGCATCCCTGTTGAGCTGGGCCAACTTATTGCTTTACAGATTTCCCTCAACATTAGTCATAACAATCTTTCGAGTACAATTCCTGAAAACTTGGGGAACTTGCAGATGTTGGAATCTCTCTACTTGAATGACAATCAGCTTGTTGGTGAAATTCCTGCCTCAATTG GAAACAATGGCTTGTGCAGATCAGTTTCTAGTAGTTGTCACTCTGCAGCTCCATCTACTACTCCGAAGAGAAGCTGGATAAAGGACGGTTCATCTAGAGAGAAAATAGTGACCATTATATCCGTTATAATTGGATTAATCTCCTTGTCTTTTATAGTGGGTTTCTGTTGGGCAATGAATTGCCGAAAGCCTACTTTTGTTTCACTTGACGATCACACAAAGCCTGCAGAAGTGTTCGATAACTATTACTTTCCTAAGGAAGGTTTCAAATACCAAGACCTTGTTGAAGCTACCAGCAGTTTTTCAGACAGTGCAATTCTTGGAAAAGGAGCCTGTGGTATTGTGTACAAAGCTGTAATGTCTGACGGTGAGGTCATTGCGGTAAAGAAGCTAAAGGCACAAGGAGAAGGAGTAAGTGTTGATAGCAGCTTCCGCGCTGAGATATCAACCCTTGGCAAGATCAGGCATTGTAACATTGTGAAGCTCTATGGCTTCTGCTGCCACCAAGACTCAAATCTTCTCTTGTATGAGTACATGGAAAATGGAAGTCTAGGAGAACATCTCCATGGAAATGAACAAAGATGTTTTCTAGACTGGAACGCTCGATATAAGATTGCTCTTGGAGCAGCAGAGGGTTTGTGCTATCTTCATTACGACTGTAAGCCCCAAATCATCCACCGCGACATAAAGTCAAATAACATTTTATTGGATCAAGTTCTTCAAGCACACGTAGGAGACTTTGGCTTGGCTAAATTGATTGAGCTCCCATACTCAAAATCCATGTCCGCTGTTGCAGGTTCATATGGCTACATTGCCCCAG AGTATGCATACACGATGAAAGTGACTGAGAAATGTGACATATATAGCTTTGGGGTTGTACTGCTGGAACTAGTAACCGGGAAGTCACCTGTTCAACGGCTGGAGCTGGGAGGAGACCTCGTCACTTGGGTGAGAAGGGCAATACATAATGGAGTGGTAACAGCTGAAATATTTGACAAGAGGGTAGATCTGACAGTGAAAAGGACAGTTGAGGAAATGACTCTATTTCTCAAGATTGCATTGTTCTGCACTAGTACATCCCCAGTTAACAGGCCAACAATGAGGGAGGTGATCGCAATGATGATTGATGCTAGGGCGTCTGTGAGCAATTTCTCATCATCACCGACATCCGAGAGTCCTTTAGATGAAGGCACTTCAAGAG ATTCCATGGGATTATAG